From the Musa acuminata AAA Group cultivar baxijiao chromosome BXJ1-2, Cavendish_Baxijiao_AAA, whole genome shotgun sequence genome, one window contains:
- the LOC135606175 gene encoding indole-3-acetic acid-amido synthetase GH3.8-like — protein MAATSTELGSATSEKDAEKLAFIEEMTVNADKVQEQVLAEILTQNAETEYLQRYKLGGATDRAAFKSKIPMVTYEDLQLEIRRIANGDRSAILSAHPISEFLTSSGTSAGERKLMPTIQEEMDRKQLLYSLLMPVMNLYVAGLDKGKGLYFLFVKSESKTAGGLPARPVLTSYYKSHHFRARPFDPYNVYTSPTAAVLCADAFQSMYSQMLCGLLDRLDVLRVGAVFASGLLRAIRFVQLHWKQLAHDIATGTLSSKITDSAIRDAVAQVLKPDPALSEFIASECSPGDWAGIITRIWPNTKYLDVIVTGAMAQYIPTLEYYSGGLPMACTMYASSECYFGLNLRPMCKPSDVSYTIMPNMAYFEFLPLDSAAANAEAPPQLADLAGVEVGKEYELVITTYAGLYRYRVGDILLVTGFHNAAPQFRFVRRKNVLLSIESDKTDEAELQRAVERASELLQPWGASVVEYTSQADTRVIPGHYVIYWELLVKGGEGERWPGKEVFEACCLEMEEAMNAVYRQSRTADGSIGPLEIRVVRGGTFEELMDYAIARGASINQYKVPRCVTFPPIIELLDSRVVETHFSPTCPRWSPRPN, from the exons ATGGCGGCGACCTCGACCGAGCTGGGTTCGGCAACCAGCGAGAAGGACGCGGAGAAGCTGGCGTTCATTGAGGAGATGACCGTGAACGCCGACAAGGTGCAGGAGCAGGTCTTAGCGGAGATCTTGACCCAGAACGCGGAGACCGAGTACCTGCAGAGGTACAAGCTCGGCGGCGCGACGGACCGCGCGGCGTTCAAGTCGAAGATCCCGATGGTGACTTACGAGGACCTGCAGCTGGAGATCCGGAGGATCGCGAACGGCGACCGCTCCGCCATCCTCTCGGCTCACCCCATATCGGAGTTTCTGACCAG CTCGGGGACGTCCGCCGGCGAGCGGAAGCTGATGCCAACCATCCAAGAAGAAATGGACCGGAAGCAGCTCCTTTACAGTCTTCTCATGCCTGTCATGAACTT GTACGTGGCTGGGCTAGACAAGGGCAAAGGGCTCTACTTCCTGTTCGTGAAGTCGGAGAGCAAGACGGCCGGCGGCCTCCCCGCCCGCCCGGTGCTCACCAGCTACTACAAGAGCCACCACTTCCGCGCCCGCCCCTTCGACCCTTACAACGTCTACACCAGCCCCACCGCCGCCGTCCTCTGCGCCGACGCCTTCCAGAGCATGTACTCCCAGATGCTCTGCGGCCTCCTCGACCGCCTCGACGTTCTCCGCGTCGGCGCAGTCTTCGCCTCCGGCCTCCTCCGCGCCATCCGATTCGTCCAGCTCCACTGGAAGCAGCTCGCCCACGATATCGCCACCGGCACCCTCAGCTCGAAGATCACCGACTCCGCGATTCGTGACGCCGTGGCCCAAGTCCTCAAGCCTGACCCTGCCCTGTCCGAGTTCATTGCGTCGGAGTGCTCCCCCGGCGACTGGGCGGGGATTATCACGAGGATTTGGCCAAACACAAAGTACCTCGACGTGATCGTGACGGGCGCCATGGCGCAGTACATTCCCACCCTCGAGTACTACAGCGGCGGCCTGCCCATGGCGTGCACCATGTACGCGTCCTCCGAGTGCTACTTCGGCCTCAACCTCCGGCCCATGTGCAAGCCCAGCGATGTCTCCTACACCATAATGCCCAACATGGCCTACTTCGAGTTCCTCCCCCTCGACTCGGCTGCGGCGAACGcggaagctccgccgcagctcGCGGACCTAGCCGGCGTCGAGGTGGGCAAGGAGTACGAGCTGGTGATCACGACCTACGCGGGGCTGTACCGGTACCGGGTGGGTGACATCCTGCTGGTGACGGGGTTCCACAATGCGGCGCCGCAGTTCCGGTTCGTGCGGCGGAAGAACGTGCTGCTGAGCATCGAGTCGGACAAGACGGACGAGGCAGAGCTGCAGCGGGCGGTGGAGCGGGCGTCGGAGCTGCTTCAGCCGTGGGGCGCGAGCGTGGTGGAGTACACGAGCCAGGCGGACACGAGGGTCATCCCGGGGCACTACGTCATCTACTGGGAGCTGCTGGTGAAGGGAGGGGAAGGGGAGCGGTGGCCGGGGAAGGAGGTGTTCGAGGCGTGCTGCCTGGAGATGGAGGAGGCGATGAACGCGGTGTACCGACAGAGCCGGACGGCGGACGGCTCCATCGGGCCGCTGGAGATCCGGGTGGTGAGGGGCGGCACGTTCGAGGAGCTCATGGACTACGCCATCGCGAGGGGGGCGTCCATCAACCAGTACAAGGTGCCGCGCTGCGTCACCTTCCCGCCCATCATCGAGCTCCTCGACTCGAGGGTGGTGGAGACCCACTTCAGCCCCACCTGCCCCAGGTGGAGCCCCCGCCCCAACTAG
- the LOC135606189 gene encoding clp protease adapter protein ClpF, chloroplastic-like isoform X3 — protein MMPGVCISSSLAASANGGSCGAVTMVNSDVRLLCKIPMNSVIIGPSLRRQELLRLHPTSSSRTRRMSSRVRATWPFRSNGKEMDVNIERSEAANEDILIFFFQLDLETRIQYALNMEQYEAAQQLRNKLDEVEAEIIKQREAKRGSTKSEAQDKAINLLRLRADMQKAIEDENYAVAAELRDEISKLETEILAASAKALAYENIQYAFRLGQRVRHKKFGYRAVICGMDPVCCESSSWMEIAHVDKLLQGRNQPFYQVVLVDVRADPNLLVAYGQV, from the exons ATGATGCCAGGTGTTTGCATAAGCAGCAGCTTGGCAGCCTCTGCAAATGGAGGGAGTTGTGGGGCTGTTACCATGGTTAACAGTGATGTACGACTTCTTTGTAAGATCCCTATGAACTCTGTGATCATTGGGCCATCTCTACGGCGCCAGGAACTTCTGAGGTTACACCCCACCAGCTCGAGTAGAACAAGAAGAATGAGTTCCCGGGTTAGAGCTACATGGCCATTCAGGAGCAATGGCAAAGAGATGGATGTCAATATAGAGCGCAGTGAGGCTGCGAACGAGGACATCTTGATTTTCTTTTTTCAGTTGGACTTGGAGACTCGAATCCAG TATGCTTTAAACATGGAACAATATGAAGCTGCTCAACAGTTAAGGAACAAACTTGATGAG GTTGAAGCAGAAATTATTAAGCAACGGGAAGCTAAAAGGGGTTCGACAAAGAGTGAAGCTCAGGACAAGGCCATAAATCTATTACGACTCCG TGCTGACATGCAGAAAGCTATAGAGGATGAAAACTATGCTGTTGCTGCTGAGTTGCGTGATGAAATATCCAAACTTGAG ACTGAGATTCTAGCTGCATCAGCAAAAGCTCTTGCTTATGAGAACATCCAATATGCATTTCGTCTTGGGCAGAGAGTACGACATAAAAAGTTTG GTTATCGAGCTGTAATTTGTGGCATGGATCCTGTATGCTGTGAATCAAGTTCATGGATGGAGATTGCACATGTTGATAAGTTGCTTCAAGGGCGAAATCAACCATTTTATCAGGTT GTATTGGTTGATGTACGTGCAGATCCCAATCTTCTAGTCGCATATG GACAGGTTTGA
- the LOC135606189 gene encoding clp protease adapter protein ClpF, chloroplastic-like isoform X4, whose protein sequence is MMPGVCISSSLAASANGGSCGAVTMVNSDVRLLCKIPMNSVIIGPSLRRQELLRLHPTSSSRTRRMSSRVRATWPFRSNGKEMDVNIERSEAANEDILIFFFQLDLETRIQYALNMEQYEAAQQLRNKLDEVEAEIIKQREAKRGSTKSEAQDKAINLLRLRADMQKAIEDENYAVAAELRDEISKLETEILAASAKALAYENIQYAFRLGQRVRHKKFGYRAVICGMDPVCCESSSWMEIAHVDKLLQGRNQPFYQVLVDVRADPNLLVAYGQV, encoded by the exons ATGATGCCAGGTGTTTGCATAAGCAGCAGCTTGGCAGCCTCTGCAAATGGAGGGAGTTGTGGGGCTGTTACCATGGTTAACAGTGATGTACGACTTCTTTGTAAGATCCCTATGAACTCTGTGATCATTGGGCCATCTCTACGGCGCCAGGAACTTCTGAGGTTACACCCCACCAGCTCGAGTAGAACAAGAAGAATGAGTTCCCGGGTTAGAGCTACATGGCCATTCAGGAGCAATGGCAAAGAGATGGATGTCAATATAGAGCGCAGTGAGGCTGCGAACGAGGACATCTTGATTTTCTTTTTTCAGTTGGACTTGGAGACTCGAATCCAG TATGCTTTAAACATGGAACAATATGAAGCTGCTCAACAGTTAAGGAACAAACTTGATGAG GTTGAAGCAGAAATTATTAAGCAACGGGAAGCTAAAAGGGGTTCGACAAAGAGTGAAGCTCAGGACAAGGCCATAAATCTATTACGACTCCG TGCTGACATGCAGAAAGCTATAGAGGATGAAAACTATGCTGTTGCTGCTGAGTTGCGTGATGAAATATCCAAACTTGAG ACTGAGATTCTAGCTGCATCAGCAAAAGCTCTTGCTTATGAGAACATCCAATATGCATTTCGTCTTGGGCAGAGAGTACGACATAAAAAGTTTG GTTATCGAGCTGTAATTTGTGGCATGGATCCTGTATGCTGTGAATCAAGTTCATGGATGGAGATTGCACATGTTGATAAGTTGCTTCAAGGGCGAAATCAACCATTTTATCAG GTATTGGTTGATGTACGTGCAGATCCCAATCTTCTAGTCGCATATG GACAGGTTTGA
- the LOC135606170 gene encoding protein IMPAIRED IN BABA-INDUCED STERILITY 1-like, with translation MGCVASKVPVTPAADSSGVSGSLETSRDLLPASSSLWNEPQVDNDEFGDQSESEKSANVESAGDSSENFQLRNMNRCTEGEQVAAGWPSWLSSVAREAIQGWVPLKADSFEKLGKIGQGTYSSVFRAREIDTGRIVALKKVHFDNFEPESVRFMAREIQILRKLDHPNIMKLEGIITSRLSCSIYLVFEYMEHDLAGLSSSPDINFSEQQIKCYMKQLLSGIEQCHSRGIIHRDIKCANLLVNNEGILKVADFGLANILNPGEKQPLTSRVVTLWYRPPELLLGSTDYDASVDLWSVGCVFAELFLGMPILQGRTEVEQMHKIFKLCGSPPEDYWKKSKTPHATVFKPQHPYESCLQTTYNFLPESALKLLGTFLSIEPDKRGTASTALTSEYFRAKPYASDPSSLPKYQPNKEIDAKFREESRRRGVNGRLRVAEATGKPSRANKPSHESNNLAKIASQGEGLKIAQGTNRSGPKRDISGVNGQQQIPTARSRDEHQQVKPISQGDTYSGPLIVSACTGFACTKKPKDDHPHIKPQAKTRSRQDKLGKLDPSNNSQVKSAFKFNGEENGYLGYAPHSNSKGHKPYESTKDAMLKQWLHPELQDSMHSFAAYHPRDAVVLSKNQGLGYRDRAEKVDFSGPVLLQSEKVDEFLEKHEQHVRKAMRKSWFQRGQKQGL, from the exons ATGGGTTGCGTCGCGTCGAAAGTCCCTGTCACGCCCGCGGCAGACTCCTCGGGCGTCTCGGGGAGCCTTGAGACGTCCAGGGACCTTCTGCCGGCCTCGTCGTCGCTGTGGAACGAACCTCAGGTCGATAACGATGAGTTCGGGGACCAAAGCGAATCGGAGAAATCTGCGAATGTTGAGTCGGCCGGCGACAGTTCGGAGAACTTTCAGTTGCGGAATATGAATCGGTGCACCGAGGGAGAGCAGGTTGCTGCAGGATGGCCGTCATGGCTGAGCAGTGTCGCCAGAGAAGCCATTCAGGGATGGGTGCCCCTCAAAGCTGACTCCTTTGAGAAATTAGGGAAG ATCGGGCAAGGTACCTATAGCAGTGTGTTTAGAGCTCGCGAGATTGATACGGGGAGGATTGTTGCTCTGAAGAAGGTGCACTTTGACAATTTTGAGCCTGAGAGTGTTAGATTTATGGCAAGGGAGATACAGATCCTCCGCAAGCTTGATCATCCAAATATCATGAAGCTGGAGGGTATAATTACTTCACGGTTATCATGTAGTATATACCTTGTTTTCGAATATATGGAGCATGATCTTGCAGGGCTATCATCTTCTCCAGACATCAACTTTAGTGAACAACAG ATCAAATGCTATATGAAACAGTTACTATCTGGGATTGAACAGTGTCATTCACGCGGTATCATTCATCGTGACATCAAATGTGCAAACCTTTTAGTTAACAATGAAGGCATTCTGAAGGTTGCTGATTTCGGTTTGGCGAACATCTTGAATCCCGGGGAAAAACAACCACTAACAAGCCGAGTTGTGACGTTATGGTATCGTCCACCTGAGCTTCTCCTAGGATCAACGGATTATGATGCCTCTGTGGATTTGTGGAGCGTCGGATGTGTATTTGCAGAACTCTTTCTTGGGATGCCTATCTTACAAGGAAGAACAGAG GTTGAACAAATGCATAAAATCTTTAAGCTCTGTGGCTCTCCACCAGAAGACTATTGGAAGAAATCCAAGACGCCCCATGCAACGGTTTTTAAACCTCAACATCCTTATGAGAGTTGCCTCCAAACGACATATAACTTTTTACCAGAAAGTGCATtgaaattgttaggaacatttttGTCAATCGAACCTGATAAACGTGGCACAGCTTCTACTGCTCTTACTTCTGAG TATTTTAGGGCAAAGCCTTATGCAAGCGATCCATCTAGCTTGCCCAAGTACCAACCAAACAAAGAAATTGATGCAAAGTTCCGTGAGGAGTCTCGCAG GAGGGGTGTCAATGGCAGATTACGTGTTGCAGAGGCAACAGGAAAACCTTCAAGAGCAAATAAGCCTTCACATGAATCAAACAATCTAGCAAAAATAGCATCTCAAGgagag GGTTTGAAAATTGCTCAAGGAACCAACAGAAGTGGCCCAAAACGAGATATTTCAGGAGTAAACGGTCAGCAACAGATACCAACTGCTAGATCCAGGGATGAGCATCAACAAGTGAAGCCAATCTCTCAAGGAGACACTTACTCAGGTCCCTTGATTGTCTCTGCTTGCACCGGCTTTGCATGTACAAAGAAACCGAAAGACGACCATCCACACATCAAACCACAGGCTAAAACCAGATCCAGACAGGACAAATTGGGGAAGTTGGATCCATCAAATAATTCACAGGTGAAGAGTGCTTTCAAGTTTAATGGAGAAGAGAATGGATATCTTGGATATGCTCCCCATTCTAATTCGAAAGGCCACAAGCCCTATGAGTCAACAAAGGATGCAATGCTGAAGCAATGGTTACATCCAGAACTTCAAGACTCAATGCATTCTTTTGCTGCCTATCATCCTCGTGATGCAGTGGTACTATCTAAGAATCAGGGCCTG GGTTATAGAGATCGAGCAGAAAAGGTGGATTTCTCGGGGCCTGTACTTCTCCAATCAGAAAAGGTTGATGAATTTCTGGAGAAACATGAACAGCATGTCCGCAAAGCTATGAGAAAATCATGGTTCCAAAGAG GGCAAAAACAGGGACTCTAG
- the LOC135606161 gene encoding uncharacterized protein LOC135606161, with protein sequence MEKKQGFFSALREEVARGLSPARARSEIARRGPSTMAGLLLPRWWRRSYQLDGEQVVPRSGSLAPLMEGPDPGEAEREDARRERGWGQWVKDQLSRAPSGSTASTSYRRSDLQLLLGVMAAPLAPIHVCSTDPLPHLSIKDTPIETSSAQYILQQYTAASGGLKLLSSIRNAYAMGKVRMVATDFETATRVIKARNASRDAESGGFVLWQMAPDMWYVELAVGGSKVHAGCNGKLVWRHTPWLGAHAAKGPVRPLRRALQGIDPLITASMFAKARCIGEKKVNGEDCFILKLCADPQTLKARSEGPAEVIRHVLFGYFSQKTGLLIHIEDSHLTRIQSSAGGDAVYWETSINSFIDDYRPVEGMMIAHSGHSVVTLFRFGEVAMSHTKTRMEESWTIEEVAFNVPGLSVDCFIPPADVKHGSIDEACELPQGERGKNLMVGGHRAKVAALEKFGSIDEAYELPQGERGKNLMVGGHRAKVAALEK encoded by the exons ATGGAGAAGAAGCAAGGGTTCTTCTCGGCCCTGAGGGAAGAGGTGGCCAGGGGGCTGTCACCGGCCAGGGCGAGGTCGGAGATCGCGCGGCGAGGCCCGTCGACGATGGCTGGGCTGCTCCTGCCGCGGTGGTGGAGGCGCAGCTACCAGCTCGATGGGGAGCAGGTGGTGCCGAGATCCGGCAGCCTGGCTCCGCTGATGGAGGGGCCGGATCCCGGGGAGGCGGAGAGGGAGGACGCGCGGAGGGAGCGGGGGTGGGGGCAATGGGTGAAGGACCAACTCTCGCGAGCACCGTCTGGCTCCACCGCCTCCACGTCTTACCGGCGGTCCGATCTTCAGCTGCTCCTTGGGGTCATGGCGGCGCCACTAGCCCCCATCCATGTCTGCTCCACTGACCCGCTTCCTCACCTTAGCATCAAGGATACTCCTATT GAGACGTCGTCGGCTCAGTATATACTGCAGCAGTATACAGCAGCATCTGGAGGTCTGAAGCTGCTGAGCTCCATCAGGAATGCTTACGCTATGGGGAAGGTGAGGATGGTGGCAACTGATTTTGAGACGGCCACCAGGGTCATCAAGGCCAGGAATGCATCCAGAGATGCAGAGTCCGGTGGCTTCGTCCTCTGGCAGATGGCGCCTGACATGTGGTACGTGGAGCTCGCTGTCGGTGGTAGCAAGGTCCATGCCGGTTGTAATGGCAAGCTAGTTTGGCGCCATACGCCATGGCTTGGTGCGCATGCTGCCAAAGGCCCTGTCCGTCCCCTTCGTCGGGCTTTACAG GGTATTGATCCCTTGATCACAGCGAGCATGTTTGCCAAGGCACGGTGCATTGGGGAGAAGAAGGTCAATGGCGAGGATTGCTTCATCCTCAAGCTCTGTGCAGATCCACAGACGCTCAAGGCAAGGAGCGAAGGACCTGCTGAGGTCATTAGACATGTCTTGTTTGGTTACTTTAGCCAGAAAACTGGGCTTCTTATCCATATTGAGGATTCACATCTGACCCGAATCCAGTCAAGTGCCGGTGGTGATGCTGTGTACTGGGAAACCTCCATCAACTCCTTCATTGATGATTACCGCCCGGTTGAGGGTATGATGATTGCACACTCTGGTCACTCAGTTGTCACTCTTTTTCGGTTTGGTGAAGTGGCCATGAGTCACACAAAAACCAGGATGGAGGAGTCTTGGACTATCGAGGAGGTGGCTTTTAATGTTCCCGGCCTTTCTGTGGATTGCTTTATCCCTCCGGCTGACGTAAAGCATGGATCTATCGATGAAGCCTGCGAGCTGCCTCAAGGAGAGAGGGGAAAGAATCTCATGGTTGGGGGTCATCGGGCTAAGGTTGCAGCTCTGGAGAAGTTTGGGTCTATCGATGAAGCCTACGAACTGCCTCAAGGAGAGCGGGGAAAGAATCTCATGGTTGGGGGTCATCGGGCTAAGGTTGCAGCTCTGGAGAAGTAA
- the LOC135606189 gene encoding clp protease adapter protein ClpF, chloroplastic-like isoform X1 → MMPGVCISSSLAASANGGSCGAVTMVNSDVRLLCKIPMNSVIIGPSLRRQELLRLHPTSSSRTRRMSSRVRATWPFRSNGKEMDVNIERSEAANEDILIFFFQLDLETRIQYALNMEQYEAAQQLRNKLDEVEAEIIKQREAKRGSTKSEAQDKAINLLRLRADMQKAIEDENYAVAAELRDEISKLETEILAASAKALAYENIQYAFRLGQRVRHKKFGYRAVICGMDPVCCESSSWMEIAHVDKLLQGRNQPFYQVVLVDVRADPNLLVAYVAEENLLANEQPDMDRFDHPYASFLFYGMDTAGDFIPIKQLREKYNKPRHEVPVDTSDEDAGGNL, encoded by the exons ATGATGCCAGGTGTTTGCATAAGCAGCAGCTTGGCAGCCTCTGCAAATGGAGGGAGTTGTGGGGCTGTTACCATGGTTAACAGTGATGTACGACTTCTTTGTAAGATCCCTATGAACTCTGTGATCATTGGGCCATCTCTACGGCGCCAGGAACTTCTGAGGTTACACCCCACCAGCTCGAGTAGAACAAGAAGAATGAGTTCCCGGGTTAGAGCTACATGGCCATTCAGGAGCAATGGCAAAGAGATGGATGTCAATATAGAGCGCAGTGAGGCTGCGAACGAGGACATCTTGATTTTCTTTTTTCAGTTGGACTTGGAGACTCGAATCCAG TATGCTTTAAACATGGAACAATATGAAGCTGCTCAACAGTTAAGGAACAAACTTGATGAG GTTGAAGCAGAAATTATTAAGCAACGGGAAGCTAAAAGGGGTTCGACAAAGAGTGAAGCTCAGGACAAGGCCATAAATCTATTACGACTCCG TGCTGACATGCAGAAAGCTATAGAGGATGAAAACTATGCTGTTGCTGCTGAGTTGCGTGATGAAATATCCAAACTTGAG ACTGAGATTCTAGCTGCATCAGCAAAAGCTCTTGCTTATGAGAACATCCAATATGCATTTCGTCTTGGGCAGAGAGTACGACATAAAAAGTTTG GTTATCGAGCTGTAATTTGTGGCATGGATCCTGTATGCTGTGAATCAAGTTCATGGATGGAGATTGCACATGTTGATAAGTTGCTTCAAGGGCGAAATCAACCATTTTATCAGGTT GTATTGGTTGATGTACGTGCAGATCCCAATCTTCTAGTCGCATATG TTGCAGAAGAGAATCTTTTAGCCAATGAACAACCAGACATG GACAGGTTTGATCATCCTTATGCTTCCTTCCTGTTCTATGGGATGGACACCGCAGGTGACTTCATCCCGATAAAGCAACTCCGTGAGAAATACAATAAGCCGCGCCATGAAGTTCCGGTGGACACGAGTGATGAGGATGCCGGTGGCAATCTTTGA
- the LOC135606189 gene encoding clp protease adapter protein ClpF, chloroplastic-like isoform X2, which produces MMPGVCISSSLAASANGGSCGAVTMVNSDVRLLCKIPMNSVIIGPSLRRQELLRLHPTSSSRTRRMSSRVRATWPFRSNGKEMDVNIERSEAANEDILIFFFQLDLETRIQYALNMEQYEAAQQLRNKLDEVEAEIIKQREAKRGSTKSEAQDKAINLLRLRADMQKAIEDENYAVAAELRDEISKLETEILAASAKALAYENIQYAFRLGQRVRHKKFGYRAVICGMDPVCCESSSWMEIAHVDKLLQGRNQPFYQVLVDVRADPNLLVAYVAEENLLANEQPDMDRFDHPYASFLFYGMDTAGDFIPIKQLREKYNKPRHEVPVDTSDEDAGGNL; this is translated from the exons ATGATGCCAGGTGTTTGCATAAGCAGCAGCTTGGCAGCCTCTGCAAATGGAGGGAGTTGTGGGGCTGTTACCATGGTTAACAGTGATGTACGACTTCTTTGTAAGATCCCTATGAACTCTGTGATCATTGGGCCATCTCTACGGCGCCAGGAACTTCTGAGGTTACACCCCACCAGCTCGAGTAGAACAAGAAGAATGAGTTCCCGGGTTAGAGCTACATGGCCATTCAGGAGCAATGGCAAAGAGATGGATGTCAATATAGAGCGCAGTGAGGCTGCGAACGAGGACATCTTGATTTTCTTTTTTCAGTTGGACTTGGAGACTCGAATCCAG TATGCTTTAAACATGGAACAATATGAAGCTGCTCAACAGTTAAGGAACAAACTTGATGAG GTTGAAGCAGAAATTATTAAGCAACGGGAAGCTAAAAGGGGTTCGACAAAGAGTGAAGCTCAGGACAAGGCCATAAATCTATTACGACTCCG TGCTGACATGCAGAAAGCTATAGAGGATGAAAACTATGCTGTTGCTGCTGAGTTGCGTGATGAAATATCCAAACTTGAG ACTGAGATTCTAGCTGCATCAGCAAAAGCTCTTGCTTATGAGAACATCCAATATGCATTTCGTCTTGGGCAGAGAGTACGACATAAAAAGTTTG GTTATCGAGCTGTAATTTGTGGCATGGATCCTGTATGCTGTGAATCAAGTTCATGGATGGAGATTGCACATGTTGATAAGTTGCTTCAAGGGCGAAATCAACCATTTTATCAG GTATTGGTTGATGTACGTGCAGATCCCAATCTTCTAGTCGCATATG TTGCAGAAGAGAATCTTTTAGCCAATGAACAACCAGACATG GACAGGTTTGATCATCCTTATGCTTCCTTCCTGTTCTATGGGATGGACACCGCAGGTGACTTCATCCCGATAAAGCAACTCCGTGAGAAATACAATAAGCCGCGCCATGAAGTTCCGGTGGACACGAGTGATGAGGATGCCGGTGGCAATCTTTGA
- the LOC135606177 gene encoding isopentenyl phosphate kinase-like, with amino-acid sequence MNPLYDLKTRLLRDLRDRRKGMGDEEQKDKPAASPSDRIPGGHKPLLRCIVKLGGAAITCKNELESINEEILESVCVQLREAMNKSANSSSGNVVSMDWSKRLGKPLISAPEEFRNCRSLDLDSNFIVVHGAGSFGHFQASSSGVHKGGLNLPLVKAGFVATRISVTSLNLEIVRALAREGIPSVGMSPFACGWSTHGRNVASADVSHVISALHSGFVPVLHGDAVVDDLQDCTILSGDVIIRHLSQLLMPNYVVFLTDVLGVYDRPPTDPHAILLRKIAVDEDENWMIVKPKLQHEKMGVEITVAAHDTTGGMKTKISEAATIAKLGINVYITKAGTPHSLRALRGEVGDAPDDWLGTVICSSKNSIFQNTGGQV; translated from the exons ATGAACCCACTTTACGATCTAAAGACACGGCTTCTCCGAGATCTCCGCGACCGTAGGAAGGGGATGGGAGACGAAGAGCAGAAGGACAAACCTGCGGCCTCTCCTTCCGATCGAATCCCAGGAGGCCACAAGCcccttcttcgatgcatcgtaaaACTGG gTGGGGCtgcgatcacttgcaagaatgagttgGAGAGCATAAATGAGGAAATCTTGGAGTCAGTGTGTGTGCAGCTGAGGGAAGCAATGAACAAATCTGCAAACTCCTCTTCAGGAAATGTTGTTTCCATGGACTGGAGCAAACGGCTCGGGAAACCCCTCATTTCTGCGCCCGAAGAGTTCAGAAATTGTCGGAGCTTGGATTTGGATAGCAACTTTATTGTTGTTCATGGAGCAG gGTCTTTTGGACATTTTCAAGCAAGTTCATCTGGAGTACATAAAGGAGGATTGAATCTTCCTCTCGTCAAGGCTGGTTTTGTGGCTACTCGAATCTCA GTGACATCACTTAACCTGGAAATTGTGAGAGCTCTTGCCAGAG AAGGGATACCATCTGTTGGAATGTCACCATTTGCTTGTGGATGGTCAACTCATGGAAGAAAT GTCGCATCAGCTGATGTTTCTCATGTCATCAGCGCACTCCATTCTGGTTTTGTCCCT GTTTTACATGGAGATGCTGTAGTGGATGACTTACAG GATTGCACCATATTGAGTGGGGATGTGATCATACGTCATCTTTCACAGCTACTAATGCCCAACTATGTTGTGTTTCTT ACAGATGTTCTAGGAGTTTATGATCGGCCACCAACAGACCCACATGCCATTCTTCTCAGAAAAATCG CTGTAGATGAGGATGAAAATTGGATGATTGTCAAGCCCAAACTACAGCATGagaaaatgggag TTGAGATTACAGTGGCAGCCCATGATACAACCGGCGGGATGAAGACCAAAATATCTGAAGCTGCAACGATCGCAAAGCTAGGAATTAACGTCTACATCACCAAG GCTGGAACACCACACTCTTTAAGAGCTCTTAGGGGAGAAGTTGGTGATGCTCCAGATGATTGGCTTGGGACTGTCATCTGCTCCTCCAAGAACAGTATTTTTCAGAACACCGGTGGCCAAGTATGA